The genomic region CGTCATGCTCTATGCCGCTGGCGGCATACTCGCGGAGGTCGGGGTCTGCCGCGAACTGGTAGAGCGTGTTGAACGGCAGGAACTGGAGGCCGTTGCGCGCGTAGAGCTCGGGGAAGGGGACGAGACGATGTACGGCATCCACGCCCGCCTCGTGCCGCGCGTCACGGTAGTGGCGCGGGCCGGCGACGAGTTCGCCGTGTCGCAGCAGGCCGTAGTCGACGGCCCAGGCGTCGATGCCGATCGACGCGATGCGCTCGCCGCGTCGAGCAGCGGATGCCGCGGCATCCGCGAGCCCGTCGAGCACCGCCTCCCGCAGCGCGGCGACGTTCCAGTGCAGCCCGTCGGCGCGCCGCACGGGCTCGTTCGCAAAGCGCGCGATCTCGTCGAGCTCGAGGACGGGGGGATTCTCGCCCGAGTCGTCACCGGAATATGCCCGACCGAGCATGACTCGGCCACTCGTGGCACCGAGGTCGACGGCGGCGACCACCACGGGTGAAGCGTCGCCCGAACCCGAACCCGTGCCCGTTCCGGACGTTTCCGCCCGTCCGGCCGGGCGCGGACGTCCGGAAGGGCGACCACTTCTCGTGGTGCTCACCGCAGGAACGCCGCGGCGACGCCGGCGTCGACGGGGATGTGCAGTCCGGTCGTGTGGTCGAGGTCGCTGGCGCAGAGCACGAACACCGCGTTGGCGACGTTCTCGGGCAGCACCTCGCGCTTGAGCAGGGTGCGCTGCGCGTAGTACTCGCCGAGCTTCTCCTCGGGCACGCCATAGACGGCGGCGCGCTTGGCGCCCCAGCCGCCGGCGAAGATGCCGGAGCCGCGCACGACGCCGTCGGGATTGATGCCGTTCACCTTGATGCCGTGCTCGCCGAGCTCGGCGGCGAGCAGCCGCACCTGGTGCGCCTGGTCCGCCTTGGTGGCCGAGTAGGCGATGTTGTTCGGGCCGGCGAAGACGCTGTTCTTCGACGAGATGTAGACGATGTCGCCGCCGAGTCCCTGATCGATCATCACCTTTGCCGCAGCCTTCGAGACGAGGAACGAGCCCTTCGCCATCACGTTGTGCTGCAGGTCCCAGTCGGCGACCGTCGTCTCCAGCAGCGACTTCGACAGCGACAGACCGGCGTTGTTCACCACCAGGTCGAGGCCGCCGAACGCGAGCAGAGCGGCATCAACGGCAGCCTGCACGGCGGCTTCGTCGGTGACGTTCGCCTGCACGCCGACGGCGACGTCGCTCGAGCCGATCTCTGCGGCCGCGGCGGCCGCCCTCTCGAGGTCGAGGTCGGCGATCACGACGCACGCGCCCTCGGCGGCGAGCCGCTTCGCCGTGGCGAGCCCGATGCCGGATGCCGCACCCGTCACGAGCGCGACGCGCGTCGCGAGCGGCTTCCGAGCCGGCCGGCGCTGGAGCTTGGCTTCCTCGAGCGCCCAGTACTCGATGCGGAACTTCTCCGCCTCGTCGATCGGCGCATACGACGAGACGGCCTCCGCGCCGCGCATCACGTTGATGGCGTTCACGTAGAACTCGCCCGCCACTCGCGCGGTCTGCTTGTCGGCGCCATAGCTGAACATGCCGACGCCCGGGATGAGCACGATCGCCGGGTCCGCACCGCGCATCGCGGGAGGCTCCTCGCCTCGAGCGCGCGCCGCAGCGGCGCCGCGCTCGTAGTACGCCGTGTAGTCGGCGCGATACGCCTCGTGCAGTTCGCGCAGGCGCGCGATCGAGTCCTCTGCCGACGCATTCGCCGGCAGGTCGAGCACGAGCGGCTTCACCTTGGTGCGCAAGAAGTGGTCGGGGCAGCTCGTCCCCAGCTCCGCGAGCCGCGGATGCTCCGCGCGAGCCACGAAGTCGAGCACCACGTCGCTGTCGGTGAAATGGCCCACCACCGGGTGATCGGTCGACGCCAGCCCGCGCAGCACGGGCGCGAGCGCCGCGGCCTTCGCGCGGCGGGCATCCTCGGGCAGGGCCTCGTAACCGTCGATGACGGAACCGAAGGGCTCCGGATGCCCGTGCTCCGCGAGGTGGGCCGCCGCGGTCTCGATGATCCACAGCGAGTTGGCCTCCGCCTCCTCGCTGGTGTCGCCCCACGCCGTGATGCCGTGCCCGCCGAGGATCGCGCCGATCGCGCCGGGGTTGTCGCGCTTCACCGCGGCGATGTCGAGCCCGAGCTGGAAGCCGGGGCGGCGCCACGGAACCCACACGACGCGGCCGCCGAAGGCGTCCTTCGTCAGCTGCTCGCCGTCTGCCGCAGTGGCGAACGCGATGCCCGAGTCGGGGTGCAGGTGGTCGACGTGCGCGGCATCCACCAGCGCGTGCATGGCCGTGTCGATCGACGGCGCGGCGCCGCCCTTGCCGTGCAGGCAGTAGTCGAACGCGGCGACCATCTCGTCTTCGCGCTCGACCCCCGGGTACACCTCGGGCAGAGCGCGCACGCGGTCGAGGCGCAGCACTGCGAGGCCGCTCTCGGTGAGAGTGCCGAGGTCGCCGCCCGAGCCCTTCACCCAGAGCAGCTCGACCGGCTCACCCGTGACGGGGTCGGTCTCGCTGCCCTTGGCCGAGGTGTTGCCGCCCGCGTAGTTCGTGTTGCGGGAATCGGCGCCCAGACGATTGCTGCGGGCGATGAGCTGAAGCGCGGTGGGGTTCGTCATGCGGTGGTTCCTTCTGAGGTCAGTGGGCTCAGCGCCGCGATGCGCGCGGCGAAACGCTCGATGGATGCCGTTGCAGCCGCTTCCTCCGGCCTGTTCAGGTGTCCATGAACGGTGCCCGGCTCCGTGGAGACGTCGATGTCGACGCCGGCAGCGCGCAGGGTGGCGGCGAACGCCTCACCGGAGACCCGCAGCTCGTCGACCTCGCTGTTGATCATGATCGTCGGCGGAAAGTCGCGCAGCTCGGCGGGCGTCGCGATGCCGGGGGCGGCCATGGTGTCGGCATCCTCCGCCGGGCCGCCGAGGTAGTTCTCGTACATGCGCCGCACCGCGTCAGGGCCGAAGTGATCGGCCACCGGGTCGGCGTCGAGGGCGGCACGCAGCGTGGCGTCCGGTGCGGGCTGCACCGCGAGCAGGGTCGGATACGCCAGCACCGCGAGCGCGGGAATCGGTCCACCCTCGGCGATCAGGCGCAGCGTCGCGCCGGTCGCGAGGTTGCCGCCGGCGCTTGCGCCGCCGAACGCCCACGCGCCGGACGCCGGTCCGGATGTCACCGCCCACCCGAAGGCGAACGCCGCTTCCTGCGAGGCGGTCGGGTAGTGAACGTCGCCGCGCGACGCCTGGTCGGGCTCCAGAGCCGGCGCCAGGCGATAGTCGACCGAGACGACGACGATGCCGCGGGACGCGAAAGCCCTCGCGACCCAGTCTCCCTCGGCCATGTCGAGGTCACCGGCCCAGAAGCCGCCGCCGTGCAGCCACACGAGCCCTGCGGCGGCTCGCTCGGTCGGCCGATAGATGCGCACGGGCAGTTCGCCGTGCGGTCCGTCGAGCACCCGATCCTCGGTGGTGATGGTGGCTGCTGTGATCGTGTCGTCGCTCGGTGTGGACGCGCTCATGCGCCCCATCCTGCCTGGGTTCCGCCGACGCGCTCCTGCTCGATCCTCTGCTGATAGCCGGATGCCGCATAGGCCGACATCGGGTCGGCGGGAAGCCCTCGAGACTCCCGCCAGTCGGCGAGGTCGCCGCGCACATCCGTGTAGAAGGCATCCATCACGATGCCGTTCGCGGCCAGCACGTCACCGGATGCCTGCGCGGCGCCGAGCGCGTCACGATCGACGAGCAGCGCCCGCGCCGTCATCTCCTGCACGTTGAGCACCGAACGGATCTGCCCAGGGACCTTCTTCTCGATGTTGTGACACTGGTCGAGCATGAACGCGACATCGGGGTTGGCGTATCCGCCGCCGCGCACGACCTCGAGGATGATGCGGAACAGCTGGAAGGGATCCGCCGCGCCCACGATCAGGTCATCGTCGGCGTAGAACCGCGAGTTGAAGTCGAAAGAGCCGAGCTTGCCGAGGCGCAGCAGCTGCATCACGATGAACTCGATGTTGGTGCCCGGCGCATGATGCCCGGTGTCGAGGCACACCACGGCCTTGTCGCCGAGAGCGCTGACCTGCGCGTACGACGTGCCCCAGTCCGGAACGTCGGTGTGATAGAACGCCGGCTCGAAGAACTTGTACTCCAGCACGAGGCGCTGGTGCTCGCCGAGCCGCTCGTAGATCGCCGACAGCGAGTCGTGCAGGCGGTCCTGCCGGGAGCGCATGTCGTCCTGGCCCGGATAGTTGGTGCCGTCGGCCAGCCAGATCTTGAGATCGCGGCTTCCGGTCTCGTTCATGATGTCGATGCACTCGAGGTGGTGATCGATCGCCTTCTGGCGAATGCGCGGGTCGGAGTGCGTCACCGAGCCGAGCTTGTAGTCGTCGTCCTGGAACGTGTTCGAGTTGACCGTGCCGAGCTTCACACCGTTGTCTTCGGCATGCCTGCGCAGATCGGAGTACGAGGGCACCTTGTCCCACGGGATGTGGAGCGCCACGCTCGGTGCGAGACCGGTGTGCTTGTGCACCTGCGCGGCATCCGAGATCTTCTCGAACGGGTCGCGAGGAACCCCGGCCTGACCGAACACCTTGAACCTGGTGCCCGAGTTGCCGAACGCCCAACTGGGGAGCTCGATGGCCTGCTGGGACAGCAGGTCGAGGGTGGCCGACGGAATCGTCATCGTAGTGCCTTTCGTGCGGGTTCCGCGTCGTCGCGGAGGAAGAGGAGAAGAAGGACGTGGTCGTGAGGCGCAGGGCGGCGAGCCCTCGGTCAGGTGCGGTCATCCGTGCCGCTCCGGCATGCGAGGCGGCCGTCCGGCCCGATGTCGTGCAGAAGGCCATCGAGGTTGAAGACCTCGGTCAGCCGCTCGGATGCCTGGTCGGCGCGTCCGTCGAGTGAGACGAAGAAGCGACCCATCTCGGCCTCCCAGCGCGCCGCCACCGCGGAATCGGCGAGGTAGCGCTCGCTGGATGCCGCGTCGTCCGTCTCGAAGTAGCCGATCAGCTCACCGTCGTCGGCGAGGAAGAGCGAGTAATTGCGGCGGCCGGATGCCTCGATCTCTCGCAGCATCTCCGGCCATACCTCCGCATGGCGCCGACGGTATTCGTCGAGCAGCTCGGGGCGTACGTGAAGACGGAAGCACACGCGTTGCGGTGACGTCATCGGCAAGCCCTTTCCCTCTGTGATCTCGGCAGGTGGTCGAGTCCGGTGATCCGATGATTGAATCGTTTCATAATCCTTGTTCGAGTGCAATGCCACAGGGCTCACGCGACTCGGTCGGCCGAGAGGGCGTGAACGCCGGCTTCGAGCGTGGCGGGCGCTGTCGATGACCAGCCTGCGGGGAGAACGAGGTCCGCGTGGATGCCGACGGGCACGGTCACCCGCAGTGTCGCGGCATCCGCGTCCCGGCTCCAGTCCACCGCGAGGCGCCCGTACGGCGTGTCCACGTGTGCTGAGCACGAGTCGAGCACGCCGTCGAGGTCCGGAGCGATGCGTGATCGTCGATATCCCGGCTCGACGAGATCGATGCCGGCGAGGCGTCGCATCATCCAGTCGACGACGCACCCGAAGGCGTAGTGGTTCATCGAGACCCGGTCGACGGTGCCGTCTTCGTGCACCGCATGCCAGGCCTCCCAGATGGTGGTGGCTCCGTGGTCGACCTCGTACAGCCACGAGGGGGCCGTGTCCTGCATGAGCAGGGTGCGGGCGAGGTCGGCATGGCCGTTCTCCCAGAGCACGTCGAGCAGGTAGGGCACCGAGACGAAGCCCGTGTCGAGGTGATCGCCTGCCTCGTGGATGAGCTCGACGAGCCTGCCGATGACGAGGTCGCGCCGGCCGGCCGGCACGGCGTCGAACGCCAGCGCGAGCACGTAGATGCCCTGCATGTTCGGCGCGATGAACCCGTCTGCGTCGACGTACTCGGCAGCGAAGGCGGCCCGAACCGCTGCAGCCTGCCGTCGCCGCGTCTCGGCAGCCGCCGTGTCGCCGAGCTCGTCCTCTGCGGAGGCGAGCAGGTCGAGCGAGAGCAGCTGGAACAGCGGCCCCGTCAGTTCCGCCGTGAGCCTCGGTGCGTTCATCATCGCGTCGAGCTCATCGTCGCCGTCGCCGAGAGTCGACGGTGCAAGCCAATCGCCGAAGTTGAAGGGGCCGTTCCAGAGCAGCTCGTGGTGGCCGCGCTGTTCGTCGCTCAGATCCGTGTCGCGCAGGCGGGGCGGCAGCACGTCGGCAGCGCTCTGGGTCTGGTGGTCGACCCAGTCCCGCATCGCGCCGACGTTGTCGGCGAGAAATCGGAGATCCCCGTAGTGGCGGTAGAGCGCCCACGGTGCGATCGTCACGGCGTCGCCCCAGCCGGCGGCGGCCCGGATTCCCGAGAGCCCTTCGTCGACCGCCACCGGATCGTCCATCGCGGGCGGCATCGGCACGATGATCGGCACCACCCCGTCGTGCGCCGACTGGTCCGCACGCAGATTCGCGAGCCATCTGTCGAGGAACGACGCCACGCCCATGAGGGTCGAGGCGGTCGGCGCGAAGATCTGCAGGTCGCCGGTCCAGCCGGCACGCTCGCGCTGCGGACAGTCGGTCGGCACGGCGAGAAAGTTCGACCGCTGCGACCACAGCGTGTTCTCGACGAGACGGTCGAGCCGAGCATTCGACGAGGCGAACGACGCGGTCTGCTCGAGGTCGTTCGCGATCACGATCGCGACGAAGTCCTCCGCCAGAGGGGTGCCCGGATAGCCGATGAGCTTCACGTAGCGAAAGCCGTGGAAGGTGAACAGCGGCTCCCATGTCTCGCCACTCGCGTGTCCGGCGAGCACGTATTCGTCGGCCTGGTCTTTGTTGACACCGAGGATGTTGTCGAGAAAGTTGCCGTCGGCATCCACGACCTCGGCGTGCTCCAGTCGCACCACCGTGCCCGCCGCACCTCGCACGGTCATGCGCACTCGGCCGGCGACGACCTGGCCGAAGTCGAGAACCGTCTCGCCCGACGGAGTGGAGAGGATGTCCGCCACCGTCAGCTCGCGCACCCGCCGCACCGGCTCGCCGATGAACGGCACCAGCGGCATGGCGACCTCCGGTGCGCCGGCGACGACGACCGTGCCCGGCTCCCAACCCGCGGCGTCGAAGCCGGGGGAGTCCCAGCCCGGTATCTCCCGTCTGGCGTCGTATCGCTCGCCGATGAAGATGTCCGACCAGTCGATCGGACCGCGCGAGCTGAGCACGGTCTCGTCCGGCGTGATCACGGTGCGGCTGTCGTCGGCGAAGGTCAGTTCCAGCCGCCAGGTGGCCCGCAGAATGCGTCCGTACTGCGCGCTGCGACCCAGGATCGAGATGCGGCCCGCATACCAGCCGTCGCCGAGGATCACGCCGAGTGCGTTCGATCCGGCGTGCACGAGCGACGTGACGTCGTGCGTGTGCACCGAGATGGAGTGCTGATAGCTCTCGTAGCCGGGTTCGAACAGCTCGTCGCTCGCCGGAACGCCGTTGAGCGACGAGCAGTTCACGCCCTGGCTGCTGATGCGAAGGCGGGCAGCAACGGGCGCTTCGGTGATCGTGAACTCCTGACGCAGGAAGCGCGGCGGGTGCAGCCGTTCGCTCGGCGCGGGTGCGCCGGCCGCCGGCGCGAACGAGTCCGGGCCGAGCGTCATCGGCCCTTCGACGAGAACCGGTTCCTGTCGCGGCTCGAACCACGGGGCATCCCAGGTGTCGAGGCCGATGCCGAACTTCCCGGATGCCCGCACCTCGCGTTCGTCTCCCGCGAGCCGCACGGCGAGCTCCCACGTGTACTCGGTTCCCGGCTCTCCGACGAAGCCGGGAACGCTGACGGCCACGGAGTCAGCGGCATCGATCCAGTCGGTGTCGGCGACGGGCTCTCCGGCGACCCGTCCGTTGGCGGCTTCGAGAATCCGGATGCGATACCCCGCCTGCCCGAGCGTCGACGCGTCGTCAGCGTCATCGGCGACCACGTGCCAGAAGAACGCGGGTGAGCACCGGGCGATGGCCATCGGGCGATCCAGATGATCGACACGAAGGCGGTCGAGGTGGGCCATGGTGACTCCTTCGTCATGGGTGCGGATTGGCCGAGGGGCGCGTCCAAGGACGGGGCCCACAGCGCGACCGGCTTTTGCTTTGAAACGATTCAAGAAAGAATCTAGGTGTACGGCGCCGCCCGCGTCAAGGGATCGAACCACCCTTGGGCTCCGGTGCGGAGTGCGCTCCAGCTCGCGGGCTCGGCGCGTAGTGACGCGGCACCGGCCCGGCAGTGGACTGATTCGTTTCAGTCCGCGAGGATGGGCTCGGGCGGAACGAACCGGCAAGATGAGCAACAGCGCGACAGTGCGTTCAGGAGGTCCTCATGGTCAGTGTGCGCGATGTTGCGATCGCAGCGGGCGTCTCGGTCGGCACCGTGTCGAACGTGCTCAACAGGCCGGATCGGGTCGCAGCGGCCACCGTCGAGCGGGTCAACGCAGCCATCGCCGACCTGGGCTTCGTGCGCAACGACGCCGCGCGCCAGCTTCGGGCGGGCCGGAGCAGGAGCATCGGGCTGATCGTGCTCGATGTCGGCAACCCGTTCTTCACCGACGTCGCTCGTGGCGCCGAGACCCGGGCTGCGGCCGACGGGTTCTCTGTGCTGCTCGGCAACAGCGACGAGTCCACCTCCCGCGAGGGCGGCTACCTCGACCTCTTCGAAGAACAACGGGTGCACGGCGTGCTCATCAGCCCCGTCGAAGACGACCTCCCGCGGCTGCGCACGACGCGGGAACGAGGCATCCCGGTCGTGCTCGTGGACCGCGAAGCGCCTGACCGCAACTTCTCGTCCGTCGCCGTCGACGACGTGGCGGGAGGCCGTGCGGCCGCCGAGCACCTGATCTCGATCGGCCGCAGGCGCATCGCGTTCGTGGGCGGTCCGCAGTCGATCAGGCAGGTCGCCGATCGACTCGCGGGCGCGCGCATCGCCGCCTCGGAACGTGCAGAGGTGGCTTTGGAGTACATCCCCACCTCGTCGCTCACCGTTCGTGCGGGAGCCGAGGCGGCGAAGACCTTCCTCGCCAGGGACCCCTCGCAGCGGCCCGACGCGGTGTTCGCGGCCAACGACCTGGTCTCCATCGGTGTGCTGCAGGCCGCGATGCTCACGGGCGCCAAGGTTCCCGATGACCTCGCGATCATCGGGTACGACGACATCGACTTCGTCGCGACGGCGACGGTGCCGCTCACCTCGATGCGGCAGCCGGCCGCCCTCATCGGACACACCGCCGTCGACCTGCTGCTGGGTGAGGCGGAGCACGGCGAGGGTTTCGAGCCTCAGCAGGTCGTGTACCAGCCGGAACTCGTCGTGCGTCAGTCGACGAGCGGCTGACGCTCCATGGAGCATCAGGAGCGGGCGCTCGCGGCCTACGTCGACGACGTGCGCGACGACGACGACGTGCTCGCGGTCATCCTCGTCGGCTCGCTGGCGCGGGGAACCGAACGCGAGACGTCCGATGTCGATGTCTACCTGGTCGTCACCGACGAGCGCTTCGCTCGCGCGACGCGCGACAGCAGCTTCGCGTGGACCGCGCGCAACGGGGTCGACTATCCCGGCTCGTACATCGACGTGAAACTCGCGAGCCCCGCCTATCTGGCGACGGCGGCCGAACGCGGAGACGATCCGACAAGGGCGTCGTTCGCCGGCGCCAGGATCGCCTTCTCCCGGGAGCGGTCGTTCGACGGCCTGCTCGCGAAGATCGTCCGGCTCGACGATGACGCGTGGGACGAACGCGTGCGCTCGCACGTGGCGCAGGCGCGTCTGTACGGCGGCTACTTCCTCGTTCAGGGCGAGCAGCGCGGAGACTCGTTCCTCGCTCGCCACGCCGCGGTGCACCTCGCGCTCGCGGCGGCGCGGGCCGCGCTGGCGGCCGCGCACGTGCTGATGCCCGGTCCGAAGTACATCTCGGGCCTGGTGCGCTCCGTTCCTTCCCCGGAAGGCTTCGTGGATGCCTGGCAGCACGCCGTCGATGAACCGGGCCTCACCACAGGCAGCGAACTGCTGAACCGCCTGACCGACTGGCTCGGGCACGGCATCACGCCCGACGAGGCGTTGTCGACGTTCATCCGCGACAACGAGCTCACCTGGTTGCGCGGCGGCGTGCCCGCCGAGTACCTCTGAGCACCGGCGGGCACGTTCGGTTCAGCCCTTGACGGCGCCGCTCGTCATGCCTGCGACGATCTGCCGGTTGAAGAAGATGTACATGATCAACGGCGGAATCGTGATGAGCAGGATGTTCATGAACAGCAGATTGAACTGGCTCACCGACTGGCTCTGGAAGTTGTAGAGCGTCAGCTGCACCGTCGGGTTGTCGCTGCCGGGCAAGAAGTACAGCGGGCCGGTGAAGTCGTTGAAGACCGCGACGGCCTGCACGACGACCACGGTCACGACCACGGGACGCAGCAGGGGCAGGATCACCTGGAAGAACAGCCGCATCGCTCCCGCGCCGTCGATGATCGCCGCCTCGTCGAGCTCTCTCGGGATCGTCGCGACGAAGGCCCTGAACAGCAGGATCGCGAAGGAGAGCCCGAAGGTCGCCTCGACCAGGATCATCCCCACCAGCGTGTCGAAGATGCCGAGTCCTTGGAGCACCCAGATGGTCGGCACCACGGCGGGCGGCACGATCAGCCCGGCGAGCACGAGGAAGTTGACCAGATGGTTCAGTCTGGTGCGCTTGCGCTGGAGCAGGTAGCCGACCATGGCGGCGAAGACCACCATGATGGCCACGCTCACCACGGTGAGCACGATGCTGTTGATGAACGCGGCAAGCAGCTGGTAGTCGTTCGTCTGGATGACGTCGATGAAGTTCTTCGAGATCTGCCAGTCGGTGGGCCAGGTGAAGCCCATCAGACCCGCTTGTTTCGGGTCCTTCGCCGCTTGCAGAACGATGAAGATGAACGGCACGAGAAAGACGACCACCGACACGAGGATCGCGATGATCCCGAGCAGGTACTTGCGGGTGAACCGCCGGAACGTCATGGGGCGGCGTGCCGGCTTGTAGCGGCCGGTGCCGTTCGGCCCCATCGTGGTGATGGCTTTGGTGACGGTCACAGCTCCGCCTCCCTTCTGTTCAGGAACCATTGGACGGGCAGCATGATGGCCGTCACGACCAGGAACAGAATGACGTTGCCCGCCGTCGACAGACCGAAGAACCCGGCCTGGTACTGCTTGTAGATGACCGAGGCGATGACGTCGCTGGAGAAGCCGGGGCCGCCGTTGGTCATGGCCCAGATCAGGTCGAACGACCGCAGGCCGCCGATGAGCGAGAGGATGATCACTGTCGCCATCGCGGGCCGCACCAGCGGCAGCGTGACGTTGCGGAACACCTGCCAAGCGCCTGCGCCGTCGACGCGTGCCGCCTCGAAGTACTCGGACGGAATCGCCACGATGCCGGCCATGAAGATGAGCGTGGCGATGCCGACGCCCTTCCAGATGTCCACGCCGGCCACGGTGAGCAGCGCGAGGTGGGGATCGGTGTACCACCCGGGCTGGGGCAGGTGGAAGAACCCGAGCACCTGGTTCACGACGCCGTGGAACGGGTCGAGCAGCGCCTTCCACGTGAGCCCGACGCCGACGGTCGAGACCAGAACGGGGAAGAAGACGACAGCGCGCAGATAGCCGCGGCCGAAGATCGGGCTGGTGAGCAGCAACGCGAGTCCGAGGCCGAGCACGACCTTCGCGGCGGAGGTCACGAACCCGTAGATGAGGGTGTTGACGAAGCCCTGCGTCAGCGCGGGCGTCTGGAAGAACTGAACGAAGTTGCCGAAGCCGATGAACTGCTGGCTGAAGAGCGTCCACCGGGTGAGGGCGAAGTAGAACGACGAGAACGTCGGAAGGGCGAAGAAGACGAGATACAGCACCCCGGCCGGAATGTAGAACCACGAGGGATACGGGCTTCGGATGCTGCGGCGGCGCTCCTTCTGCGGGCCACCCGACGTCGTCGGACCCGCTTTCTCTACGCGCAGGGCTGCGGTGGTCATGGGTACTCCCTGATCAGGGAGTCGGGGGTCGACCGATGAAGCTCGCCGACCCCCGACTCTCACTCGATTTTTTCGGACGTGCTGCCGGATCACCAGCCCTTGATGCCGAGCTGCTGAGCCTGCGCCTTCACGTCCTGGTCGTACTGCTGGGCACCGACCTGGGCGGTCGTGGTGCCGGAGCCCACGCCCACGAGGATCGTTTCGAGGTTCGGTCCCTTGATCGGCGAGAGGAACTCGAGGGCGACGCTCGCCTTGTCGTCCTTGATGTAGTTCTGCACGTCGCCGATCAGTGCGGGAACGCTCGACGGCAGCGTGCAAGCGCTCGTCGAGTACGGGCCGGCGGCGGCACCGGTCTTGTTCTGCACGTCGCAGCCGGCCGGCGAGTTGAGGAACGCCACGAACTTCTTGGCGGCGTCGAGCTTGTCACCCGTCGTCGTGTTGGGAATGTAGAGAGCGTTCGGCTCCCACACCGTCAGCGACGTGACCGACGAGCTGGCTGCCGGGATGGCGAACACCCCGATGTCGTTGACGCTGTCCGGGTTGTCCTGCTCGACGGTCGCGATCGCACCGGTCAGCATCGGGTACTGCGCCGCCTTTCCGGTGGCGAGGGCATCCATCGCCTGTGCGTTCGTCATCGAGGCGAAGTCCTTGTTGACCAGACCGTCCGTGCGGATCTCTGCGGTGTGCTGGAAGCCCTCGAAGGCCGGCGGGTTCACGTACTTCGCGTCGCCCTTGTTGTTGGTGTAGTTCGACGCCCAGTTCGGGTCCTGCTTCGCGACGTTCGCGAAGTCTCCGAGAACCAGCAGCTGGCTGGTCCAGGTGTCGCCGTACGACTGCAGGATCGGCGTCACCCCCGGGTCGGCCGACGCGATCTTCTTGCTGTTGGCGACGAACTCATCCCACGTCGTGGGAACGGAGAGCCCGAGCTTCTCGTAGATCTTCTTGTTGTAGAGGATGCCGCCGGCCTGCGACGTGCCCAGTGGCGCGCCGTACACCTTGCCGCCCGCCGTGACGACCTCTTTGAAGTTCTTGTCGAGGTCTTTGACCCAGCTCTCGTTGCTGAGGTCGACCATGGTGGTCTTCGGGTTCAGCGCTTGGAACAGCGAACCCGAGTTGTAGTGGAAGACGTCGTCCATGGTCTTGGTCGACAGCTTCGTCTTCATCAGGTTGTCGCCCTGCGTGCCCGCCGGCTGGGTGTCCATCTTGACCTTGATGTTCGGGTACTTCTTCTCGAACGCCGCGATCAACGCCTTGCCCTGTGCCGTGTCTGCTGCGTCGTTCTGGGTCAGGAAGGAGATGGTCACCTTGCCGCCCGAACTGTTGCTCGTTCCGCCGAAGCCGCTGCACCCTGCGAGAGCAAGAGTGGCCGCGGCGACGGACGCGGTCGCCACCAGGACGCGCCGCATGGGGGAGAACTTCATCCCGTTACCTCCTTGTAATGCGAGACGGTTCGTTCCGCTCGCCACCGGGGAAATCTTGAACGGCAATTGAAACCATTCAACGACTCGAACGATACGGGGACATTGAGGCATGGTCAAGAGTTGAGCCGGTATCGGCATCACGATCACGTAACGCGGGACCGGTCTACTCCCTTATTGGTGCTCGTTACTATGAATCGTTTCAGCTGAAGATGGATGCTCCGCCGCGGTCGCCGACGACCACGGGTCGTCCCTGCGTGGGACCACGAAG from Humibacter ginsenosidimutans harbors:
- a CDS encoding LacI family DNA-binding transcriptional regulator, which gives rise to MVSVRDVAIAAGVSVGTVSNVLNRPDRVAAATVERVNAAIADLGFVRNDAARQLRAGRSRSIGLIVLDVGNPFFTDVARGAETRAAADGFSVLLGNSDESTSREGGYLDLFEEQRVHGVLISPVEDDLPRLRTTRERGIPVVLVDREAPDRNFSSVAVDDVAGGRAAAEHLISIGRRRIAFVGGPQSIRQVADRLAGARIAASERAEVALEYIPTSSLTVRAGAEAAKTFLARDPSQRPDAVFAANDLVSIGVLQAAMLTGAKVPDDLAIIGYDDIDFVATATVPLTSMRQPAALIGHTAVDLLLGEAEHGEGFEPQQVVYQPELVVRQSTSG
- a CDS encoding nucleotidyltransferase domain-containing protein, with translation MEHQERALAAYVDDVRDDDDVLAVILVGSLARGTERETSDVDVYLVVTDERFARATRDSSFAWTARNGVDYPGSYIDVKLASPAYLATAAERGDDPTRASFAGARIAFSRERSFDGLLAKIVRLDDDAWDERVRSHVAQARLYGGYFLVQGEQRGDSFLARHAAVHLALAAARAALAAAHVLMPGPKYISGLVRSVPSPEGFVDAWQHAVDEPGLTTGSELLNRLTDWLGHGITPDEALSTFIRDNELTWLRGGVPAEYL
- a CDS encoding carbohydrate ABC transporter permease, with amino-acid sequence MTFRRFTRKYLLGIIAILVSVVVFLVPFIFIVLQAAKDPKQAGLMGFTWPTDWQISKNFIDVIQTNDYQLLAAFINSIVLTVVSVAIMVVFAAMVGYLLQRKRTRLNHLVNFLVLAGLIVPPAVVPTIWVLQGLGIFDTLVGMILVEATFGLSFAILLFRAFVATIPRELDEAAIIDGAGAMRLFFQVILPLLRPVVVTVVVVQAVAVFNDFTGPLYFLPGSDNPTVQLTLYNFQSQSVSQFNLLFMNILLITIPPLIMYIFFNRQIVAGMTSGAVKG
- a CDS encoding alpha-L-rhamnosidase, translating into MAHLDRLRVDHLDRPMAIARCSPAFFWHVVADDADDASTLGQAGYRIRILEAANGRVAGEPVADTDWIDAADSVAVSVPGFVGEPGTEYTWELAVRLAGDEREVRASGKFGIGLDTWDAPWFEPRQEPVLVEGPMTLGPDSFAPAAGAPAPSERLHPPRFLRQEFTITEAPVAARLRISSQGVNCSSLNGVPASDELFEPGYESYQHSISVHTHDVTSLVHAGSNALGVILGDGWYAGRISILGRSAQYGRILRATWRLELTFADDSRTVITPDETVLSSRGPIDWSDIFIGERYDARREIPGWDSPGFDAAGWEPGTVVVAGAPEVAMPLVPFIGEPVRRVRELTVADILSTPSGETVLDFGQVVAGRVRMTVRGAAGTVVRLEHAEVVDADGNFLDNILGVNKDQADEYVLAGHASGETWEPLFTFHGFRYVKLIGYPGTPLAEDFVAIVIANDLEQTASFASSNARLDRLVENTLWSQRSNFLAVPTDCPQRERAGWTGDLQIFAPTASTLMGVASFLDRWLANLRADQSAHDGVVPIIVPMPPAMDDPVAVDEGLSGIRAAAGWGDAVTIAPWALYRHYGDLRFLADNVGAMRDWVDHQTQSAADVLPPRLRDTDLSDEQRGHHELLWNGPFNFGDWLAPSTLGDGDDELDAMMNAPRLTAELTGPLFQLLSLDLLASAEDELGDTAAAETRRRQAAAVRAAFAAEYVDADGFIAPNMQGIYVLALAFDAVPAGRRDLVIGRLVELIHEAGDHLDTGFVSVPYLLDVLWENGHADLARTLLMQDTAPSWLYEVDHGATTIWEAWHAVHEDGTVDRVSMNHYAFGCVVDWMMRRLAGIDLVEPGYRRSRIAPDLDGVLDSCSAHVDTPYGRLAVDWSRDADAATLRVTVPVGIHADLVLPAGWSSTAPATLEAGVHALSADRVA
- a CDS encoding carbohydrate ABC transporter permease, with amino-acid sequence MTTAALRVEKAGPTTSGGPQKERRRSIRSPYPSWFYIPAGVLYLVFFALPTFSSFYFALTRWTLFSQQFIGFGNFVQFFQTPALTQGFVNTLIYGFVTSAAKVVLGLGLALLLTSPIFGRGYLRAVVFFPVLVSTVGVGLTWKALLDPFHGVVNQVLGFFHLPQPGWYTDPHLALLTVAGVDIWKGVGIATLIFMAGIVAIPSEYFEAARVDGAGAWQVFRNVTLPLVRPAMATVIILSLIGGLRSFDLIWAMTNGGPGFSSDVIASVIYKQYQAGFFGLSTAGNVILFLVVTAIMLPVQWFLNRREAEL